Below is a genomic region from Paraburkholderia phenazinium.
GTGAGTCACACAATCCAGGAAAAACAGAAGCTTCTTAATAGGGTCCGCCGCATCAAGGGACAGGTTGAAGCCATCGAGCGGGCGCTCGAGGGAGAGCACGGTTGCTCCGACGTGCTGCAACGGATCACGAGTTGTCGAGGAGCGATGAACGGTCTGCTGGCGGTTGTACTGGAAGACCACATCAGGAACCACCTTGTCGACGCCGAAAACGGCGAGGAGGGTGGCGCCAGCGCAACGGAACAACTCATCGAAGTTGTTCATAGCTATTTCAAGTAGAGTTAAAGATGAGCGATTTCAAAGACGCTGCATTCGGCGCAGGACATGACCACATCTTTCTGGGCGCCGGTCACGAAAAGAACGAGCGCAAGACGTGGGCCGTGATTGCACTATGCAGCGCGATGATGCTGATTGAAATTGTCGGCGGCAGTATGTTTGGGTCGTTGGCGCTCGTCGCCGACGGTCTGCATATGTCGACGCATGCCGGCGCGATGTTGATTGCAGCGCTTGCGTACACCTACGCGCGTAAGCATGCCAGCGACACCCGCTTCGTGTTCGGCACCGGCAAACTTGGTGACCTCGCAGGGTTCACGAGTGCCATCGTGCTCGCGATGATCGCGGTGCTGATTGGCTACGAGGCGGTCTCGCGCTTTCTGTCACCGGTATCCATTCATTTCGGTGAAGCCATTCCCATCGCGGTGGTCGGCCTGCTTGTCAATCTGGCGAGCGTGTGGCTGCTGAGCGGCGGCGATCACGGACATAGCCACGGTCATAGCCATGGACACGGCCATGGGCATGGTCATGGTCATGATGACCACGCCCACGAAACGGAAGTGAAGACGATTTTCGCCTCATCCGGCGTGTTTGCCGTTTCCATCTTTGAGGACGGCGTGCCACCCGTTTTCCGCATTGCGCCAGCGACGGACGGTTCGCGGCTGCATGCCTCTGCCGTTTCAGTTACGACGGTGCGGCCCGATGGGACAGAGCAGGTATTCGCGATGGCGGACCGTGGCGGGTATCTGGAATCGATGGAAGATATTCCTGAGCCGCACGCCTTCAGGGTCATCGTGAGAATGCCGGACAGCGAGCACGAAGTCGAATTCGAAGAACATGAATCCCACGACGACGAGCATGAAGCAGCGACGCGCGACCATAACATCAGGTCCGCCTATATCCATGTGATGGCGGATGCGGCGGTCTCAGTGCTAGCTATCATCGGTCTCGTACTGGCACGCGCATTTGGCTGGCTCTGGATGGACCCACTCGCCGGTGTCATCGGCGCGCTGGTGATTGCAAACTGGTCGTACGGCCTGATGCGCGACACGGGTGCGATCCTGCTCGACATGAACCCCGACCGGCGCATGGCGGAGAACGTGCGTCACGCGATCGAGGACCGCGGCGACAAGGTGGTCGACCTGCATATATGGCGGGTCGGCCCCGGTCACATGAGCGCCGTGGTGTCAGTGGCAACGGATGAAACCCAGCGAGACTCGCGCTTCTATCATGCGGTGCTCAGACGCTTCAAGGGGCTGTCTCACGTCACTGTTGAGGTTCAACCGTTACAGGCGGCGGCCTGACAGCGGGCAGTCAAGTCACCAGCGCCGACTGAGGGTGACATCGAAGAATCGAAGAGCCTTTGACGGCGCTCGCGGAGCTTCAGGCGAAACGCTTGATTCGTAACATTGGGCTGAGCAATGTGACCGCACAGCAACCGTCCTCCGCCGACCGCCAGCTCGACAGCAAAGAAGGAAACTCACCAATGCCAAATGACGACCGCGCCAAACTGATTCCCAGAAGAACTCCAGAATCAGCGGCCATGTCAGCAAACGTCAAACGAGCGATGGCGATCACCGCGACGCTCAACCGTTTGACGTTCAACGATGCCGACGAAGTCCGGGCCTTGTTCAGCGATCTCATCGGCAAGAAGGTGGACGAAAGTTTCATATTGATCCCTCCGTTCTACACAACCGGCGGGGTCGATATCAATGTCGGGCGCAATGTCTTCATCAATCAGAATTGCACTTTCTATGACCTTGGCGGACTCGACATCGCCGACGATGTGATGATTGGGCCGAATGTGAGCATCATCACGTCTGGCCATCCCATTGAACCTTCCCGGCGGCGCGCCGGCGTAATCGCAAAGCCCATCGTGATTGAGAAAAACGTCTGGATCGCCGCCGGCGCGACCATCATCGGTGGCGTAACGGTAGGCGAGAACTCGGTGGTTGCTGCAGGGTCAGTCGTTACGAGGGACGTCCCCCCGAATACGCTCGTAGGTGGAAATCCGGCGAGGGTCATTCGTTCGATTGCTGACTGAGGAGCGTCTGCAAAAGGTCGATTCGGGTGTCAGGAAATCCTTCAGGGATCGGCGAGAAAACCTGGCAGTGCGCGATAGTGCAGACTGGCCGAACGAATCGACGTTCGCGCGACTGCTGCGTCTATTACATATTGCTTGCGTCATGTAATCAGCGCAAAGCGCCAATCGGCGCTGCCCAACCTGTTTCCAAACTATGTCGCAGAACCAAGTATTGTGCTGCCGGCCGCAGACTTCGCTGGTGCCCGTGATCATTTTGTGAACGTGTGTGCGCTCGCAAACGTAGTAACGGACTGCAAAGTGCATTAATTGCGGCAGGTTCCGGCGGGGTCCGGAAAAAGCGGCTCACCTCGGGGGCGGGTGCCTGCCGTGCGCTCGATTCCCGTACACCATAATTCCAACAAGCAGGCGATTCGTAAACCAATATGCTCCGTCAATTCATCAACGGCTTTGACTCGGCGATACTGACCTTCCTGACGCACGGTGCGATGCACTCAGCGACTTACGGTCATGCGGTCAGTCACGTTGCGGACTTCTATCTGTTCAAAGGCGTGCTGCCATTAGCCATGCTGTGTGCCGTCTGGTTCGACACAAGCGAGCGCCGGCAGTGGCAACGGGAAATGGTCATCGCCACCGTCCTGAGCGGTGTGCTGGCACTTTTCATTGGCAGGGTTCTGGCGCACTATTTGCCCTTCCGCCAGAGACCGCTCTACGACAGCAGCCTGCTCCTGACGTTTCCAATAGCCGCCACTCCGGAGGCAGTTCTTCGGACCTGGAGTTCGTTTCCGAGCGACCATGCGATGCTGTGGTCTGCCGTCGCGATCGGCATCTTTCTCGTCTCCAGATGGATGGGCGTGCTTGCGCTTCTGCAATGTGTCTTTCTTATCTGTCTTCCGCGCGTTTATCTGGGCCTGCATTATCCGAGCGATGTTCTGGCCGGAATTCTCCTTGGCGTTAGCGTTACGTGTGTTGTAACGCGAAAACCGATCATGGAGCGATTTGCGCCGGCCATCGTTCGACTCATCGATAGGTATCCAAACTTTTCGTATGCGGGCTTGTTTGTCATCTTGTTTGAGCTTGCGACCACGTTCGACGAGCCGCGGGAGCTTGCGCAATCCATCTTTCGACATGTGCTTCACGGATAACGCTGTATCACCCGCGTCCAGGATAGTTAGCGCTTCAACCGCAGCTTCCGGCGAATAATTACTTCGCCGCGACGGTCGAGTTACCGAGTTCAGCCCACTGCCCATTACGCACCACGAGGTCAATGCTCTTGACGCCGGCAATCCGACGCGTATTCGGATCGAAGTTCGCCTTGCCGAACACGACGCTCGGCACGTCGTGCAGTTTCGGCAGCGCATCCCTCACGCCTTTACGATCGAGGCCCCCCGTGCGCAGCGCGTAGGCCGCAATGATGGTGGCGTCATACGCGAACGCATTGAACGCATCCGGTTCGCGATGATATTTCGCCTCGAAGCCGTGCACAAAGCGCTGCACCTCAGGGCGCGGATCGCCGGGGAAAAAGTTGGTATTGGTCGCTACTCCGTTCACCGCGTCGCCGCCCAGTTCGAGGAATTTCGGCGAGTACACCGAACCCGCAGCCACCACCGGCAGGTGGATGCCGCTCTCGCGCGCCTGCCGCACGATCTGCGCGCCGTCGGCGTAATAGGAGATCAGCACGAGCCCGTCCGGATGCGCGCCGTTCACGCGCACGAGCGTGGCGCGGAAGTCCTTGTCGGTCGTCTGATAGCCTTCTGCCGCGACCACCTGAACGCCACGCGAGGCCGCAGCCTTGACGAACACATCCTTGCTTGCACGGCCCCAATCGGTGTTCTGGTACAGCACCGCGACGTGATGGAGGCCTTCTTTCGCGGCGAGATCCGCGATCAACGGCTGCGCGTCGGCCTGGCTGACCGATGGACTCCAGATGAAGTCTCCGCCCTTGGTAAAGTCCGGATGCGAATTCGTGAAACCGAGCTGGACGAGACCGGCGCGCTGATAAATCGGCGATGCCGCCATCGAAGCGGGGCTGGAGAAATCACCGAGTTCGATCAGGATCCGCGGATCGGAGACGAACTTTTGCGCGATCGTCACGGCTTGCCGTGGGTCGCTTTGGCTGTCTTCGAAGACGTATTGCAGCGGATGACCGTTGATGCCGCCATCCGCGTTGATTTCGTCCAGCGCGAGGTCGAAGCCGGCTTTCCATTGGGCGCCGTACTGGGCATTGGGCCCCGTCAGCGGTCCGCTCACGCCGAAGTACACCGGCGTACCGGTTGCGCTGCCCGCTGACGCGAGCGGCGCGTGCAAAACGCCAATGGCGAGGGTGGAAGCTGCAAGCCAGCGCAGCAGTTGACGGCGCGAGCCGCTCGTACGCAACAGGTTCATGAGAACATCTCTCCGCAAGTTCGAGGCAAAACAACGAGTCTGCGATGCGGGCGGCGTGGACTCAACGAATCGATTCAGATATCGATATTCGCGCCGCAGCGTAGGCGCATAAGTATTTCAGACCAAAAAGAATAAGCATTCGCGCGAATCTTGGTTGGCGGGTTTTTTTCCTCGTGTTTAGATGGACGGTTTGCGGCCCGCTGCGTCACGAAAGGGGAATGAAATCGCTATGGGCGCGTGGCTCGAATACACCATCAACGGACTGATCGTCGGCAACATCTATGCGTTGCTGGCGGTGGGGCTCGCGCTGATCTTCGGTGTCTCCCATCTGATCAACTTCGCCCACGGCTCGGTGTACATGATCGGGGCGTTCGTCGGCTGGTTCTGCCTGACGAGGCTGGCGTTGCCGTTACCGGTTGCGTTCGCGGCGACGATCGCGGCCTGCGCGCTGCTCGGCATTGCGATCGAGCGCATCGGCCTGCGGCCGCTGCAGGGCGCGGCGCGCATTGCGCCGCTGCTCGCTACGATCGGCATCAGTTTCGTGCTCGACCAGCTCGCGCAACTGGTGTTCGGCCCCGATCCCCGCCCTGTACCGGCTGCGTTGCCGAACTGGACGGTTGTGATAGGCGGCGCGACGATCGGCTCACTGGACGTGCTGATTGCGCTGATCGGCGGCGGCGCGGCATGCGTACTCTACGCGTTTCTGCGCTACACGCGGCTCGGCTGGGCGGTGCGCGCCACCGCGCAGGATCGCGACGCGGCGCAGCAGATGGGCGTCGACGTGAACGCCGTGAACCGCACGGTGTTTGCCATCGCCTGTGCGCTCGGCGGCCTGAGCGGCCTGCTCGTCGGTATGTACTACAACAGCATCGACCCTTCGATGGGTTTCCAGGCGACGCTCAAGGGTGTCGTCGCCCTGCTGATCGGCGGCCTCGGCAATGTGCCCGGCGCGATCGCGGGCAGCCTGCTGCTGGGCCTCGTCGAGAGTTACGGTGTCGCCATGTTCGGCACGAGCTACCGCGATCTGTTCGCCTTCGTACTGCTGCTCGCGTTTCTGGTCTGGCGCCCGAATGGTCTGTTCAGCTCGAACCGCCGGCTGCCGCCCGAGCCGCTTACGGGCACCTTCCTGTCGAACCGGCTGGCGCTGAAGCTGCCGCGATCAGTGCTCATCGTGCTGGTGCTGGCGGCGTTTGCGCTGCCGTTCGTGGCGCCGTCGGCCTATGTGCTGCAGACGCTTACCAACGGCTGGATCTACGGCCTGCTCGCGCTGAGCCTGACGCTGGTGGCGGGCACGGTCGGGCAGATCTCGCTCGGACACGCGGCGCTGCTACTGATCGGCGCCTATGCGTCGGGCTTGCTGTCGGTCGATCTCGGCTGGTCGCCGGCGGTGACGATTCCGCTCGCGGGCGCCTTGACCGCGGTGCTGGGTACATTGCTCGTGTACCCGTCGTTCCGCCTGCGCGGGCACTACGTATCGATCGCGACGCTCGGCATCGGCGAGATCGTCGGTCTCGTGGTGCTGAACTGGGACAGCCTGACGCGTGGTCCGATCGGCGTCTCCGGCATCCCGCCGCTGTCGCTATTCGGCTGGGCACTCGACGACGCACGCTCTGCCTACTGGTTCACGCTGACGATTCTGGTTGGCTTCGCACTGGTTCAGGTCCGTCTGCTGCATTCGCATCTGGGGCGCACGTGGCGGGCCATCCGCGAGGATGACGTCGCGGCGCGCGCCTACGGCATCCGGCCGAATCGCTACAAGGCGATGGCGTTCGCCTTTGGCGGTCTCGCTGCCGGTGTCGCGGGTGCGATCGCCGCGCATCAGTACAGCTACATCAACTATCAGACCTTCGATTCGCAGGTGTCGATCCTCGCGCTGACGATGGTGATTCTCGGCGGCCTGGGCAACGTGATCGGCGCGATTGCCGGTGCAGCGGCGCTCATCGGGCTACCCGAACTGTTCCGCTTTGCCGCCGAGTACCGGATGCTGGTCTACGGCATCGTTCTGCTGTTGCTAGTCCGCTTCAGGCCGCAGGGCCTGTTCGGCACCGTGTGATGGAGGCGGCGATGGATCATCCGGCCGGGACATCCCCCGACATTCTCTTCGACGTGCGGCGCGTGACGCGCCGTTTCGATGGCGTCACGGCTGTGGCGGATGTGAGTTTCTCTGTCGCGCGTGGCGAATGCGTTAGCGTGATCGGTCCGAATGGCGCCGGTAAATCGACGCTCTTCAATCTGCTGAGCGGCGCGGACGTCCCCGACGAAGGCGTGATCCGCTTCGACGGCGAAGATGTGACCGGCTTCGCGCCGGAGCGCTTCGCGGCGCGCGGCGTCGCCCGTACGTTTCAGCACGGCCGCGTTTTCGGCAACCTGAGCGTGCTCGACAACGTGCTGATCGGTGCACACGCGCGGCTCGAACTGGCGCGGCGCGGACTGCCAGGCGTGGGGGCGGTGGCGGAACTGCTGCGGGCGCTGTTTGCGCCGCCGGGCGTGCGCCGCGAACAGGAGCGGCTCGATGGCGAAGCGCGCGCCATCCTCGCGCGTTTCGGCAGCCGCCTGATGCCGCGTATCGATTCGCCGGCGCACAGCCTGTCGTACGCAAACCGGCGACGCGTGGAGATTGCCCGGGCGTTGATGCTGCAACCGCGCATTCTGCTGCTCGACGAGCCGACCGCCGGCATGAACGAGTCCGAAACCGCAGAAATGCTCGCGCTATTGCTGGAACTGAAGGGCGAGGGCACGACGATCCTGCTGATCGAACACAAGCTCGAACTCGTGATGACGTTGTCCGACCGTGTGATCGTGCTGGATGACGGCCGCAAGATTGCATCGGGTGC
It encodes:
- a CDS encoding metal/formaldehyde-sensitive transcriptional repressor, encoding MSHTIQEKQKLLNRVRRIKGQVEAIERALEGEHGCSDVLQRITSCRGAMNGLLAVVLEDHIRNHLVDAENGEEGGASATEQLIEVVHSYFK
- the dmeF gene encoding CDF family Co(II)/Ni(II) efflux transporter DmeF, with the translated sequence MSDFKDAAFGAGHDHIFLGAGHEKNERKTWAVIALCSAMMLIEIVGGSMFGSLALVADGLHMSTHAGAMLIAALAYTYARKHASDTRFVFGTGKLGDLAGFTSAIVLAMIAVLIGYEAVSRFLSPVSIHFGEAIPIAVVGLLVNLASVWLLSGGDHGHSHGHSHGHGHGHGHGHDDHAHETEVKTIFASSGVFAVSIFEDGVPPVFRIAPATDGSRLHASAVSVTTVRPDGTEQVFAMADRGGYLESMEDIPEPHAFRVIVRMPDSEHEVEFEEHESHDDEHEAATRDHNIRSAYIHVMADAAVSVLAIIGLVLARAFGWLWMDPLAGVIGALVIANWSYGLMRDTGAILLDMNPDRRMAENVRHAIEDRGDKVVDLHIWRVGPGHMSAVVSVATDETQRDSRFYHAVLRRFKGLSHVTVEVQPLQAAA
- a CDS encoding sugar O-acetyltransferase, whose product is MPNDDRAKLIPRRTPESAAMSANVKRAMAITATLNRLTFNDADEVRALFSDLIGKKVDESFILIPPFYTTGGVDINVGRNVFINQNCTFYDLGGLDIADDVMIGPNVSIITSGHPIEPSRRRAGVIAKPIVIEKNVWIAAGATIIGGVTVGENSVVAAGSVVTRDVPPNTLVGGNPARVIRSIAD
- a CDS encoding phosphatase PAP2 family protein, whose protein sequence is MLRQFINGFDSAILTFLTHGAMHSATYGHAVSHVADFYLFKGVLPLAMLCAVWFDTSERRQWQREMVIATVLSGVLALFIGRVLAHYLPFRQRPLYDSSLLLTFPIAATPEAVLRTWSSFPSDHAMLWSAVAIGIFLVSRWMGVLALLQCVFLICLPRVYLGLHYPSDVLAGILLGVSVTCVVTRKPIMERFAPAIVRLIDRYPNFSYAGLFVILFELATTFDEPRELAQSIFRHVLHG
- a CDS encoding ABC transporter substrate-binding protein, whose amino-acid sequence is MNLLRTSGSRRQLLRWLAASTLAIGVLHAPLASAGSATGTPVYFGVSGPLTGPNAQYGAQWKAGFDLALDEINADGGINGHPLQYVFEDSQSDPRQAVTIAQKFVSDPRILIELGDFSSPASMAASPIYQRAGLVQLGFTNSHPDFTKGGDFIWSPSVSQADAQPLIADLAAKEGLHHVAVLYQNTDWGRASKDVFVKAAASRGVQVVAAEGYQTTDKDFRATLVRVNGAHPDGLVLISYYADGAQIVRQARESGIHLPVVAAGSVYSPKFLELGGDAVNGVATNTNFFPGDPRPEVQRFVHGFEAKYHREPDAFNAFAYDATIIAAYALRTGGLDRKGVRDALPKLHDVPSVVFGKANFDPNTRRIAGVKSIDLVVRNGQWAELGNSTVAAK
- a CDS encoding ABC transporter permease, giving the protein MGAWLEYTINGLIVGNIYALLAVGLALIFGVSHLINFAHGSVYMIGAFVGWFCLTRLALPLPVAFAATIAACALLGIAIERIGLRPLQGAARIAPLLATIGISFVLDQLAQLVFGPDPRPVPAALPNWTVVIGGATIGSLDVLIALIGGGAACVLYAFLRYTRLGWAVRATAQDRDAAQQMGVDVNAVNRTVFAIACALGGLSGLLVGMYYNSIDPSMGFQATLKGVVALLIGGLGNVPGAIAGSLLLGLVESYGVAMFGTSYRDLFAFVLLLAFLVWRPNGLFSSNRRLPPEPLTGTFLSNRLALKLPRSVLIVLVLAAFALPFVAPSAYVLQTLTNGWIYGLLALSLTLVAGTVGQISLGHAALLLIGAYASGLLSVDLGWSPAVTIPLAGALTAVLGTLLVYPSFRLRGHYVSIATLGIGEIVGLVVLNWDSLTRGPIGVSGIPPLSLFGWALDDARSAYWFTLTILVGFALVQVRLLHSHLGRTWRAIREDDVAARAYGIRPNRYKAMAFAFGGLAAGVAGAIAAHQYSYINYQTFDSQVSILALTMVILGGLGNVIGAIAGAAALIGLPELFRFAAEYRMLVYGIVLLLLVRFRPQGLFGTV
- a CDS encoding ABC transporter ATP-binding protein; protein product: MDHPAGTSPDILFDVRRVTRRFDGVTAVADVSFSVARGECVSVIGPNGAGKSTLFNLLSGADVPDEGVIRFDGEDVTGFAPERFAARGVARTFQHGRVFGNLSVLDNVLIGAHARLELARRGLPGVGAVAELLRALFAPPGVRREQERLDGEARAILARFGSRLMPRIDSPAHSLSYANRRRVEIARALMLQPRILLLDEPTAGMNESETAEMLALLLELKGEGTTILLIEHKLELVMTLSDRVIVLDDGRKIASGAPDAVRNDPAVIEAYLGHRQVGRDASQRAAVA